The Raphanus sativus cultivar WK10039 chromosome 2, ASM80110v3, whole genome shotgun sequence DNA segment TATTGGGGTGCCCGAGCAGAGTGTTTGAAGGGatctacatattttattattaataagtaTGTCGGTGAACATTCATGCGCACCTTCAAACAAATCCAGTGGTGGTAAGACAGCTTGAGCGAAAACAATAGGCAGTCTCATCATGCATAAGTACGAAGGTGTCAAAGAAGGGCCTAAAGCAAAAGATATTGTTCAGATTATGCGTAATGATTATGGATGTGAGATCTCTGATTCTTTAGCATGAGATTCCCGTGAATATGCAATCAATGCCGTCAGAGGTATTCCAGACGAAAGTTATggaaaaataccaaaatatttgtacaTGCTGGAAGAGGCCAATCCAGGTACCCATTCCTCTTACGAGACTGACGTCAATGGAAgatttaaatatctatttatagcATTTGGTCAATCAATTAGAGGCTTCACCAATGTTATGAGACGTGTCATTGTTATAGATGGAACATTCTTGAAGAGTAAATTTAAAGGGGTGCTACTGGTTGCAACTGCTTTAGATGGAAATTCAAATTTGTATCCTATTGCATTCGGGATAGTAGACTCTGAGAATCATCAGTCTTGGGAATGGTTTATGAGACAATTAAAAGTGGTTGTTGCTGATGGTAATGGATTGGCTTTTATTTCGGATAGACAAGGGTCTATAGCGAAGGCAGTTGAGAACGTGTATCCGCTAGCGGCACATGGTATTTGTATTCATCATTTGTTAATAATGTGGTAACATATTTCAGAGGAAAGGGATTAGCTGGGTTTGTTTCTAAGGCTTCGAAGGCTTATAGAGTTGCTGATTTTAAGAGAATATTTGGTCATGTCTGCAATATCAGTCCAGCAATAGGAACCTATCTAATGGAAGCAGATGTGAAAAAATGGGCTAGATGTCAATTTATTGGATTCAGGTATGACATTAGGACAAACAACCCTGCTGAGTCTATAAATTCTGCTTTGCGTTCGCCAAGAGAGTTTCCTGTTATTCCTTTGTTGGACAGTATTAGAGAAATGCTGACAGGGTGGTTTTTTAAGGCGTAAGAAAAAGATTTCAAAACATAAGCATCCTTTGACCATAGATGTAGAGGAAAAGATTGAAAGGAGAATCGAGAAGGGAAAAACTTTCGTAGTTTACCCTATAACAGATAGTCAGATGCTTGTGAAAGGCGATATAATTGATTGCTTTGTTGATTTGGATAACCGGACTTGTTCTTGTGGGAAGTTCAACCTCTTGAAGATTCCTTGTAGACACGCAATAAAAGCCGGTTATTCTGTTGGCAGAGAAGCACACACTTTGACTGATTTTATGTACACAACGGGAGCTTAGAGAGAAGCTTATCAGGAAAGCATTAATCATATTGCTGTGCCTGAAGACTCTTGGTCCGTCCCAGAAGATGTGGAAAACTCAGAAGTGCTACCGCCTAAAACAAGAAGGGCTcttggaagaaaaagaaaaagcagaTATGAAACCGTTGAAGACAAAATTCGATCATCACAAGGATCACAGGGAAGTAAGACTCGCAAGTGCAGTAGATGCTCTGGTAGTGGCCACAACAGAGCAACTTGCAAGATGCCAATATAGCCGACTTGTCTGCTGTTATTATGGGCAACTTTGTTTCGTTTTTCAGaagatatttgttttatttctacttatttgttttagttttttagaCAACAAGAATAATTTCTAATTACATTGTTTCATGTTTTATGCAACTTTGTTTAAATTTCATGTTGATAGCAATATAGTACTGGACTTCCCAGACTGCAAAAACCGACCAAAATACAAGGATCGATCGATCGTTTTATGTCATGGTCGATCTATCTAATCGATCTCAATATATTTAGAATTGCCAGACGAAGCGGTGCAGTTTTGATCGACCGGTGCCAAAACATCGATCCAGAACGATCGATCAGCTTAGATCGACCGGTCCGTTTTATACAGAACGATCGTTCCATGAAGAACGACCGAAACAAAACGATCGATCGTTTCACAACCGATCGATCTCTTGATCAAGAACGATCGATCTCTTTCTCAGGGAAGTCATTCAGTTCGATTTCCATTCTTTTGGTAAGCATAAATCCAGGAAAACATAAAAACTTTAACATAAATCCAGAAGAACATTAAAATTTAGGATAAAAACATAAGAACTAGTACAAGCTGACGTCAATAAAAACATGGAATAAGACA contains these protein-coding regions:
- the LOC130503293 gene encoding uncharacterized protein LOC130503293, with amino-acid sequence MLEEANPGTHSSYETDVNGRFKYLFIAFGQSIRGFTNVMRRVIVIDGTFLKSKFKGVLLVATALDGNSNLYPIAFGIVDSENHQSWEWFMRQLKVVVADGNGLAFISDRQGSIAKAVENVGKGLAGFVSKASKAYRVADFKRIFGHVCNISPAIGTYLMEADVKKWARCQFIGFRRKKKISKHKHPLTIDVEEKIERRIEKGKTFVVYPITDSQMLVKGDIIDCFVDLDNRTCSCGKFNLLKIPCRHAIKAGYSVGREAHTLTDFMYTTGA